A genome region from Setaria italica strain Yugu1 chromosome III, Setaria_italica_v2.0, whole genome shotgun sequence includes the following:
- the LOC101754690 gene encoding probable tRNA N6-adenosine threonylcarbamoyltransferase — MSSSPSPASRRPTGPLALGLESSANKIGIGVVSLSGEILSNPRHTYVTPPGHGFLPRETAQHHLVHLLPLLRAALAEAGIAPSDLACVCYTKGPGMGGPLQVAAAAARALSLLWSKPLVAVNHCVAHIEMGRAVTGAVDPVVLYVSGGNTQVIAYSEGRYRIFGETIDIAVGNCLDRFARVLELSNDPSPGYNIEQLAKKGEKFIDLPYVVKGMDVSFSGILSFIEATAIEKLKNNECTPADLCYSLQETLFAMLVEITERAMAHCDSKDVLIVGGVGCNERLQEMMRIMCSERGGRLFATDDRYCIDNGAMIAYTGLLAYAHGETTPLEESTFTQRFRTDEVHAIWREKEMPVMTNIHTDAMAEVSKDEASMPTPIIVDS; from the exons atgtcctcgtcgccgtctccggCGAGCCGCCGCCCGACGGGTCCGCTGGCGCTGGGGTTGGAGTCCTCGGCCAACAAGATCGGCATCGGCGTGGTCTCCCTCTCGGGCGAAATCCTCTCCAACCCTCGCCACACCTACGTGACCCCGCCGGGCCACGGCTTCCTTCCCCGGGAGACCGCGCAGCACCACCTCGTGCacctcctcccgctcctccgcgccgcgctaGCCGAGGCCGGCATCGCCCCCTCCGACCTCGCCTGCGTCTGCTACACGAAAGGCCCCGGCATGGGCGGCCCGCTccaggtcgccgccgcggccgcccgcgcgCTCTCCCTCCTCTGGAGCAAGCCGCTCGTGGCGGTCAACCACTGCGTCGCGCACATCGAGATGGGGCGTGCCGTCACGGGGGCCGTGGACCCCGTCGTGCTCTACGTCTCCGGGGGGAACACGCAGGTCATCGCCTACAGCGAAGGGAGGTACCGGATCTTCGGGGAGACTATCGATATCGCAGTTGGGAACTGCCTCGACCGCTTTGCCAGGGTCCTTGAGCTCTCCAATGACCCCAGCCCTGGGTATAACATTGAGCAG CTTGCAAAGAAGGGAGAAAAGTTCATTGATCTCCCTTATGTTGTAAAGGGTATGGATGTGTCATTTAGTGGCATTTTGAGCTTTATTGAAGCTACAGCAATTGAAAAGCTTAAAAACAATGAGTGCACACCTGCAGACCTGTGCTACTCACTGCAG GAAACTCTGTTTGCCATGCTTGTTGAAATTACTGAACGTGCCATGGCACATTGTGATTCAAAAGACGTTCTTATTGTTGGTGGCGTTGGTTGCAATGAGCGTTTACAAGAGATGATGAGGATTATGTGCTCAGAAAGAGGGGGTAGGCTGTTTGCAACTGATGACCGCTATTGTATAGACAATGGGGCAATGATTGCATACACTGGTTTACTGGCGTATGCACATGGTGAGACCACTCCCCTGGAGGAGTCGACATTTACGCAAAGATTCCGGACTGATGAAGTTCATGCGATTTggagggagaaggagatgcCAGTGATGACCAATATCCACACAGATGCAATGGCTGAAGTATCCAAGGATGAAGCCTCCATGCCAACTCCAATCATTGTAGATTCATGA
- the LOC101755508 gene encoding NAC domain-containing protein 73: MNRGHSGSMVSSCCTSEPTEEKHKDRQTSASRRCPSCGHSFDSNPDMIGLPAGVKFDPSDQELIEHLESLVKEGGSRAHPLIDDFIPTIKGDDGICYTHPENLPGVTRDGLTKHFFHRTSKAYTTGTRKRRKIQSDRGLHGSEDVGEARWHKTGKTRPVIVGGQQKGCKKILVLYVNYGKQGKPDKTNWVMHQYHLGDQEEKDGQLVVSKVFYQTQLRSGTAMVEQRTREGENVAEASEAMQNVLPGCAADATAATTVAMVPQHQQKRQRQATGGHCSIAPSKMSHEEQQQKVGCRSAEMEELIIDCQSASTEAGASTQSKEVQRPYHLYWPPDHNQDQHQLQCS, from the exons ATGAACAGGGGGCACTCAGGGTCCATGGTCAGCAGCTGCTGCACCTCCGAGCCCACCGAAGAGAAGCACAAGGACCGCCAGACCTCAGCTTCCCGGCGCTGCCCCAGCTGTGGCCACAGCTTCGACAGCAATCCG GACATGATTGGGCTTCCGGCCGGTGTCAAGTTCGATCCGTCAGATCAGGAGCTGATAGAGCACCTGGAGTCCTTGGTGAAGGAAGGAGGCTCCAGAGCTCACCCTCTCATTGACGACTTTATACCCACCATAAAAGGAGATGATGGCATTTGCTACACTCATCCAGAGAATCTCCCAG GTGTGACAAGAGACGGCCTCACCAAGCACTTCTTCCACAGGACATCCAAAGCTTACACCACaggcacaaggaagaggagaaagatCCAGTCAGATCGTGGCCTGCACGGCAGTGAAGATGTCGGCGAGGCGCGGTGGCACAAGACTGGCAAGACGCGTCCAGTGATCGTGGGCGGCCAGCAGAAGGGGTGCAAAAAGATCCTGGTGCTGTACGTTAATTACGGAAAACAAGGCAAGCCGGACAAGACCAACTGGGTGATGCACCAGTACCACCTCGGCGACCAGGAGGAGAAGGACGGGCAGCTGGTCGTATCCAAGGTCTTCTACCAGACGCAGCTGCGTTCTGGCACAGCAATGGTGGAACAGCGCACGAGGGAAGGTGAAAATGTGGCAGAGGCCTCGGAGGCAATGCAGAATGTGCTCCCTGGCTGTGCTGCTGATGCCACAGCAGCGACGACGGTCGCCATGGTGCCCCAGCATCAGCAGAAACGGCAGAGGCAGGCTACTGGTGGCCATTGCAGCATTGCTCCTTCGAAGATGTCTCATGAG gagcagcagcagaaaGTTGGCTGCAGATCTGCTGAAATGGAAGAACTGATAATTGACTGCCAATCAGCAAGCACAGAAGCG GGAGCATCAACTCAGTCCAAGGAGGTGCAACGGCCTTATCACCTTTACTGGCCTCCTGATCACAACCAAGATCAACATCAATTACAATGTAGCTAG
- the LOC101754291 gene encoding acid phosphatase 1, producing MATAKLLVVLVALMAAASSSCGPWELNIRMPTARAVEDAAAGVAAPLIHALRPLVGSAGDLGRRGGVPCDSWRLAVEAYNKRDWKTVPADCEGYVGHYMLGGHYRRDSRVVVDEAIAYAEGLKLAGNGREVWVFDIDETSLSNLPYYAKHGFGTEPFNATSFNAYVLEGSALALPETQRLFDKLISLGIKPVFLTGRTENQRAITVVNLRRQGYYGWMKLLLKPVGFKGTAIGFKSGERRKLQDAGYVIVGNIGDQWSDILGAPEGARTFKLPDPMYYIG from the exons atGGCGACGGCCAagctcctcgtcgtcctcgtggCTCTCAtggccgccgccagctcctcctGCGGCCCATGGGAGCTCAACATCCGCATGCCCACGGCGCGCGCGGTGGaggacgccgctgccggcgtggcggcgccgcTGATCCACGCGCTCCGCCCGCTGGTGGGATCCGCCGGTGACCtcggccgtcgcggcggcgtgCCGTGCGACAGCTGGCGGCTGGCCGTGGAGGCGTACAACAAGCGCGACTGGAAGACGGTGCCGGCGGACTGCGAGGGCTACGTCGGCCACTACATGCTCGGCGGGCACTACCGCCGGGACTcccgcgtcgtcgtcgacgaggcCATCGCCTACGCCGAGGGGCTCAAGCTCGCCGGCAACGGCAGGGAGGTGTGGGTGTTCGACATCGACGAGACCTCGCTCTCCAACCTCCCCTACTACGCCAAACACGGCTTCGG TACTGAGCCGTTCAACGCGACGAGCTTCAACGCGTACGTGCTGGAGGGGAGCGCGCTCGCGCTGCCGGAGACGCAGCGGCTGTTCGACAAGCTCATCTCGCTCGGCATCAAGCCGGTGTTCCTGACGGGCCGGACCGAGAACCAGAGAGCCATCACCGTCGTCAACCTCCGCCGCCAGGGCTACTACGGCTGGATGAAGCTGCTGCTCAAGCCCGTCGGGTTCAAGGGCACCGCCATCGGCTTCAAGTCCGGCGAGCGCCGGAAGCTCCAGGACGCCGGGTACGTCATCGTCGGCAACATCGGCGACCAGTGGAGCGACATCCTCGGCGCGCCGGAGGGGGCGCGCACCTTCAAGCTGCCCGACCCCATGTACTACATCGGCTAA